The Candidatus Koribacter versatilis Ellin345 genome has a segment encoding these proteins:
- a CDS encoding M28 family metallopeptidase yields MRPLVSLIVFWTLLIAPFLGTELGDPTKSVFEPPNAIAGFEKPIAQLALEKKFLAVPDPKHAEQDMRALTATPHLATTPEDRKTADYVLQKFKEAGLQASIEEYKVYFGIPESVSIDIVAPEGVVLHGPSPERVDGDDGSKDSRILPAFNGYTPSADVTAEVLYANYGRPEDFDTLAQAGVDVKGKLVIIRYGEIFRGVKVLQAQQRGAAGVILYSDPMDDGYFKGDVYPKGPYRPSSAVQRGDVHFMFRYPGDPTTPGAPSSATAERTEAAQSASLPKIPVLPLSYADASPILQHLAGPESPRSWQGALPFTYHLGVGPVKVHLKIAVHYEYRTIWNVIGTVKGAEYPSDIVLSGNHRDAWVFGAADPGSGTVAQLEAVRGIGQLLKAGWRPKRTIIFASWDAEEQGMVGSTEWVEQHAQELSGAVAYFNMDVAVTGPNFAAASVPSLKQFMRDVAKSVPSPQGGSVYDAWTERTSGKSPQRNEVFPDVNGSARHSSAAPPHQDVAVGDLGSGSDYTPFLEHIGVASADMGSHGPYGVYHSAFDDYTWFTKFADPKFAYEQQMARLHGLQVLRMADADVLPFDYEDYGQEIEAYIEYTKQRAAESFPEGGPKFDELTKASKRLQSAGSMLLGAVKAGRAASPARINTALRDAERAFLTNGLPSRPWFRHAIYAPGESTGYEAIVLPGITEAIEHHDQQALVEQIQLTTAAINHASEILESAHSF; encoded by the coding sequence ATGAGACCGCTCGTTTCGCTCATCGTGTTCTGGACGCTGCTCATCGCTCCCTTCCTTGGGACGGAGCTCGGTGACCCGACGAAGTCTGTCTTCGAGCCGCCTAACGCGATCGCCGGATTCGAGAAGCCCATAGCGCAACTCGCACTCGAGAAGAAATTCCTCGCCGTCCCCGATCCCAAGCACGCCGAGCAAGACATGCGCGCTCTCACCGCGACGCCTCATCTCGCCACCACTCCCGAAGATCGCAAAACCGCCGACTACGTCCTGCAAAAGTTCAAAGAAGCCGGGCTGCAAGCTTCTATTGAGGAATACAAGGTTTACTTCGGAATCCCCGAGTCCGTCAGCATTGACATCGTTGCTCCTGAAGGCGTCGTCCTTCACGGCCCCTCACCTGAGCGCGTGGACGGCGACGATGGCTCCAAAGACTCCCGCATTCTTCCGGCCTTCAACGGCTACACGCCTTCAGCCGATGTCACTGCCGAAGTCTTGTACGCGAATTACGGCCGCCCCGAAGACTTCGACACCCTCGCGCAAGCCGGCGTAGATGTAAAAGGGAAGCTCGTCATCATTCGCTACGGCGAAATCTTCCGCGGCGTAAAAGTTCTGCAGGCGCAGCAGCGCGGCGCCGCCGGCGTCATCCTCTATTCCGATCCCATGGACGACGGCTACTTCAAGGGTGACGTCTATCCCAAGGGCCCGTACCGTCCCTCCAGTGCCGTGCAGCGTGGCGATGTCCACTTTATGTTCCGCTATCCCGGCGATCCCACCACACCCGGAGCGCCTTCCAGCGCCACTGCCGAACGCACCGAAGCCGCGCAATCCGCCAGCCTGCCCAAGATCCCGGTTCTCCCGCTCTCTTACGCCGACGCCTCACCGATTCTCCAGCACCTCGCTGGCCCCGAGTCTCCGCGCTCGTGGCAAGGCGCGTTGCCGTTCACATATCACCTCGGTGTTGGCCCGGTGAAGGTCCACCTCAAGATCGCTGTCCACTACGAGTACCGCACCATCTGGAACGTCATCGGCACCGTCAAGGGCGCCGAGTATCCCAGCGACATCGTCCTGTCCGGTAATCATCGTGACGCCTGGGTCTTCGGCGCCGCCGATCCCGGCAGTGGCACCGTCGCCCAGCTTGAGGCCGTGCGCGGCATCGGCCAGCTTCTAAAAGCAGGCTGGCGTCCCAAGCGCACTATTATCTTCGCCAGTTGGGACGCCGAAGAGCAGGGAATGGTCGGCTCCACTGAATGGGTCGAGCAACACGCGCAGGAACTCAGCGGGGCCGTCGCCTACTTCAACATGGACGTCGCGGTCACCGGCCCCAACTTCGCCGCCGCGTCGGTGCCCAGTCTCAAGCAGTTCATGCGCGATGTCGCGAAGTCCGTTCCCAGCCCGCAAGGCGGCAGCGTCTACGACGCCTGGACCGAGCGCACTTCCGGCAAATCGCCGCAGCGCAACGAAGTCTTTCCCGATGTCAACGGCTCCGCACGCCACTCTTCCGCCGCGCCCCCGCATCAGGATGTCGCCGTCGGCGATCTCGGCAGCGGCTCCGACTACACCCCGTTCCTCGAGCACATCGGCGTCGCCTCCGCCGACATGGGTAGCCACGGTCCCTACGGCGTCTACCACTCCGCCTTCGACGACTACACCTGGTTCACCAAGTTCGCCGATCCAAAGTTCGCCTACGAGCAGCAAATGGCGCGACTCCACGGCCTGCAAGTCCTCCGCATGGCCGACGCCGATGTTCTCCCCTTCGATTACGAAGATTACGGTCAGGAAATTGAAGCCTACATCGAATACACGAAACAACGTGCCGCCGAATCCTTCCCCGAAGGCGGCCCAAAATTCGATGAGCTGACCAAAGCCTCCAAGCGCCTGCAATCCGCGGGGAGCATGCTGCTAGGCGCGGTGAAAGCCGGTCGCGCCGCCAGCCCCGCCCGCATCAACACCGCGTTGCGCGATGCCGAACGCGCCTTCCTGACCAACGGCCTCCCCAGCCGCCCCTGGTTCCGTCACGCCATCTACGCCCCCGGCGAGTCCACCGGCTACGAAGCCATCGTCCTCCCCGGCATCACCGAAGCCATCGAGCACCACGACCAGCAAGCCCTAGTCGAACAGATCCAACTCACCACCGCCGCCATCAACCACGCGTCAGAAATCCTGGAATCCGCCCACAGCTTCTGA
- a CDS encoding acyl-CoA dehydrogenase family protein encodes MATTASVSKQRTVGGSFLLEEHKLDNVFTPEDFNEDQQMVAKLAEDFANNEIVPMIERIEHKEWDVTRELLKKASEAGLTNADVPAEYGGSEMDKVSSALIADHIAKSGSFSVSYGAHSGIGTLPIVYFGTEDQKKKYLPRLASGELIGAYALSESTSGSDAMNPRTKAVLAADGKHYVLNGEKMWITNANFADLYIVFAKVDGEKFTAFIVEKTFPGFSVGAEEKKLGIRGSSTAPLILNDCQVPVENLLGEIGKGHIIAFNILNIGRFKLGAACVGGARNILSHTIAYAKQRKAFGKVIADFGLIREKLAQIVAGIYTGEAMVYRTVGMMDVALGEVEKGGAEESKETRKAIEEYAVECSIIKVWASEMLDMAVDETVQVYGGYGFVEEYPAERAYRDSRVNRIFEGTNEINRMIITGFLMKRAISGQLPLLPAIKKVMDEVMAGPSTDEIEGALAAERTIVGNAKKVGLLVAGAASQKYMQDLVNQQEVMGAIADIIIEAFAMESAVLRTQKLIESKGEKEAEVATALTQIYIAGAIGRVEASAKKVMAAVAEGDMLRTQLMILRRLVKHEPVNVIALQQHAAQKVLEADKYAF; translated from the coding sequence ATGGCAACAACCGCATCGGTTTCGAAGCAGCGTACAGTCGGCGGGAGCTTTTTGCTTGAGGAGCACAAGCTCGACAACGTCTTTACGCCTGAGGATTTCAACGAAGATCAGCAGATGGTGGCGAAGTTGGCGGAAGATTTCGCCAACAATGAAATCGTGCCGATGATTGAGCGGATCGAGCACAAAGAGTGGGACGTGACGCGCGAACTGCTGAAGAAGGCCAGCGAGGCGGGGCTGACCAACGCTGATGTTCCGGCGGAGTACGGCGGGTCGGAGATGGACAAGGTGTCGTCTGCGCTGATTGCCGATCACATTGCGAAATCCGGCAGCTTCTCGGTGAGCTACGGCGCACATAGCGGTATCGGCACACTGCCGATCGTGTACTTCGGCACAGAAGACCAAAAGAAAAAGTATCTGCCGCGCCTGGCGAGCGGTGAGCTGATTGGTGCTTATGCACTGAGCGAGAGCACGAGCGGTTCGGACGCGATGAATCCGCGGACGAAGGCGGTGCTGGCGGCCGATGGCAAGCATTACGTGCTGAACGGCGAGAAGATGTGGATCACCAACGCGAACTTCGCGGATTTGTACATTGTGTTTGCGAAGGTGGATGGCGAGAAGTTCACGGCGTTTATCGTCGAGAAGACCTTCCCGGGCTTCTCGGTGGGCGCGGAAGAGAAGAAGCTCGGGATCCGAGGTTCGTCGACCGCGCCGCTTATTCTCAACGATTGCCAGGTGCCGGTGGAGAACTTGCTGGGCGAGATCGGCAAGGGTCACATCATCGCGTTCAACATCCTGAACATTGGGCGCTTCAAGTTGGGTGCGGCGTGCGTGGGCGGAGCGCGCAATATCCTGAGCCATACGATTGCGTACGCGAAACAGCGCAAGGCGTTTGGGAAAGTGATCGCCGACTTCGGGTTGATTCGCGAGAAGCTGGCCCAGATTGTGGCGGGCATCTACACCGGTGAGGCAATGGTGTATCGCACGGTGGGCATGATGGATGTGGCGCTCGGTGAAGTGGAAAAGGGCGGCGCGGAGGAATCCAAGGAGACGCGCAAGGCGATCGAGGAGTATGCGGTTGAGTGCTCGATCATCAAGGTCTGGGCGTCGGAGATGCTCGACATGGCCGTGGACGAGACGGTGCAGGTCTACGGCGGGTATGGGTTCGTCGAGGAGTATCCGGCAGAGCGGGCTTATCGCGATTCACGCGTGAACCGCATCTTCGAAGGCACGAATGAAATCAACCGGATGATCATCACGGGCTTCCTGATGAAGCGCGCCATCAGCGGACAACTGCCGCTGCTGCCGGCGATCAAGAAGGTGATGGACGAAGTGATGGCGGGGCCATCGACCGACGAGATCGAAGGCGCGCTGGCGGCGGAGCGGACGATCGTGGGCAACGCTAAGAAGGTCGGGTTGCTGGTGGCGGGCGCGGCGTCGCAGAAGTACATGCAGGACCTGGTCAATCAGCAGGAAGTGATGGGCGCGATTGCGGACATCATCATTGAAGCGTTCGCGATGGAATCGGCGGTCCTGCGGACGCAGAAACTGATCGAAAGCAAAGGCGAGAAAGAGGCGGAGGTGGCGACGGCGCTGACGCAAATCTATATCGCCGGAGCGATCGGGCGGGTGGAGGCTTCGGCAAAGAAGGTGATGGCTGCGGTGGCCGAAGGCGACATGCTGCGGACACAGTTGATGATCCTGCGGCGATTGGTGAAACATGAGCCGGTCAACGTGATTGCGTTGCAGCAGCACGCGGCACAGAAGGTGCTGGAAGCCGACAAGTACGCGTTTTAA
- a CDS encoding patatin-like phospholipase family protein, whose translation MWTVRVAHISKIVRSVKAFTRELNRQETILDIPLPAPPPPPKIGIALGGGFARGLAHIGVLRVLQEEGIPIDFVAGTSVGSIVGASFCSGISAREMQEIAAIVRFKDFARWSLNKLGFCTSDRMDRFLCKIVKCKTFEELNIPLAVVATDLTTGEGVVFRSGPIVEAVRASCAYPGMFQPVRVNGRLLVDGMLAHAVPTTPLRDMGADRVLAVYLSAHWVNLKGPRHVFDVIGQCFSIAQAKMSGIWKRDADLVIEPNVDGFAYDGFDRATDLIRAGENSIREVVPTIHQWMKVAEIPLGSATRVVSEKSVKPAISAEPSGLSA comes from the coding sequence ATGTGGACGGTGCGCGTGGCGCATATCTCGAAGATCGTTCGCTCGGTCAAAGCTTTTACCCGCGAACTCAACCGGCAAGAAACCATCCTCGACATACCTTTACCCGCTCCCCCACCTCCCCCGAAAATCGGTATCGCCCTCGGCGGCGGATTCGCCCGCGGACTCGCCCATATCGGCGTTCTGCGCGTCCTTCAGGAAGAGGGAATCCCCATCGACTTCGTCGCCGGCACCAGCGTCGGCTCCATCGTCGGCGCCTCTTTCTGCTCCGGTATATCGGCCCGCGAGATGCAGGAGATCGCCGCCATCGTGCGCTTCAAAGACTTCGCGCGCTGGTCGCTGAACAAGCTCGGCTTCTGCACCAGCGACCGCATGGATCGTTTCCTCTGCAAGATCGTGAAATGCAAAACTTTCGAGGAACTCAACATCCCGCTCGCGGTTGTCGCTACCGATCTCACCACCGGCGAAGGTGTCGTCTTCCGCAGCGGTCCCATCGTAGAAGCCGTGCGCGCCAGCTGCGCCTACCCCGGCATGTTCCAGCCCGTTCGCGTTAACGGCCGCCTCCTCGTAGACGGCATGCTCGCTCACGCCGTCCCAACTACACCGCTCCGCGACATGGGCGCCGACCGCGTCCTCGCCGTCTATCTCAGCGCGCACTGGGTCAATCTCAAGGGCCCCCGGCATGTCTTCGACGTCATCGGCCAATGTTTCTCCATCGCACAAGCCAAAATGTCGGGCATCTGGAAGCGCGACGCCGACCTCGTTATCGAGCCCAACGTGGACGGCTTCGCCTACGACGGATTCGATCGTGCCACCGATCTCATTCGCGCCGGCGAGAACTCCATCCGCGAAGTTGTTCCGACAATTCATCAATGGATGAAGGTCGCCGAAATCCCGCTCGGAAGTGCCACTCGCGTCGTTTCTGAAAAGTCGGTAAAACCTGCAATCAGTGCCGAGCCCTCCGGCCTGTCTGCGTAG
- a CDS encoding protein-L-isoaspartate(D-aspartate) O-methyltransferase yields MAASPDLTGFALDRARMIDTQLRQRGIRDERVLNAMATIPREEFVVARYHPDAYADHPLPIPLGQTISQPYIVARMLEAAQIAPADKVLEVGTGTGYQAALLGALAAQVFTIERHAELAALARIHLEHLGYTNISVITGDGSEGLADQAPFDVILVAAAVPDFPPALFHQLAEGGRMVIPVGSPELQALYVVRKQAGRLQRTKLDDCRFVPLIGNQGYSPAR; encoded by the coding sequence ATGGCAGCTAGTCCCGATCTCACCGGCTTCGCGCTCGATCGTGCCCGCATGATCGATACCCAACTCCGCCAGCGCGGCATTCGCGACGAGCGGGTGCTCAACGCCATGGCCACCATTCCGCGCGAAGAATTTGTCGTCGCGCGATATCATCCCGATGCCTACGCCGACCATCCGCTGCCCATTCCGCTCGGGCAAACGATATCGCAGCCCTACATCGTCGCCCGCATGCTCGAAGCCGCCCAGATCGCTCCCGCCGATAAGGTTCTCGAAGTCGGCACCGGTACCGGATACCAGGCCGCATTGCTGGGCGCGCTCGCTGCACAGGTCTTCACCATCGAGCGCCATGCCGAGTTGGCCGCCCTGGCGCGCATCCACCTCGAACATCTTGGCTACACCAACATCAGCGTCATCACCGGCGATGGCAGCGAAGGCCTCGCCGACCAGGCTCCCTTCGACGTTATCCTCGTCGCCGCCGCCGTTCCCGATTTTCCGCCCGCACTCTTCCACCAACTCGCAGAAGGCGGACGAATGGTGATCCCCGTCGGCTCACCGGAGTTGCAAGCGCTATACGTGGTCCGCAAACAAGCAGGCCGCCTGCAGCGCACGAAACTCGACGACTGCCGTTTCGTCCCTCTCATCGGCAACCAGGGCTATAGCCCCGCCCGCTAA
- a CDS encoding NUDIX hydrolase: MVREFSAGGVVLRMIRGQWHIATIEPHIERPKATPKNDGKVRKPHVLALPKGTVDPGEKPRQTATREVWEETGLKAEIITKLADIKYFYVRSWGDKARVFKVVSFYLFRYLSGKLGNIAPEMQHEVQQCFWTPLEDAPKLLSYKGERQMAMEAVEYVKAHPELARSMRVGAD; this comes from the coding sequence ATGGTGCGTGAATTTTCGGCTGGTGGCGTGGTACTCCGCATGATCCGCGGACAGTGGCATATTGCCACCATTGAGCCGCATATTGAACGACCGAAGGCTACCCCCAAAAATGATGGCAAGGTGCGGAAACCCCACGTGCTGGCGCTGCCTAAGGGCACGGTGGATCCGGGCGAGAAGCCCCGGCAGACGGCGACCCGCGAAGTTTGGGAGGAGACCGGCTTGAAGGCCGAGATCATTACTAAGCTCGCCGACATTAAATACTTCTATGTGCGCTCCTGGGGCGACAAGGCTCGGGTGTTCAAAGTCGTCAGCTTTTATCTGTTCCGCTACCTGAGCGGGAAGCTGGGGAACATTGCGCCGGAGATGCAGCACGAGGTGCAGCAATGTTTCTGGACTCCTTTAGAAGATGCCCCGAAGCTGCTGAGTTATAAGGGCGAGCGGCAGATGGCGATGGAAGCGGTGGAGTACGTGAAGGCGCATCCGGAGCTGGCGCGGTCGATGCGGGTGGGGGCGGACTAG
- a CDS encoding 3-hydroxyacyl-CoA dehydrogenase/enoyl-CoA hydratase family protein, whose product MLKRIEKVAVLGAGTMGARIAAHFANAGIPSYLFDIVPPDADGPARNKIAAAGLDAAKKSKPAAFFHPDLAKLVTVGNFEDDLKKLGECDWIIEAVVENLELKRALLKKVEAVRKPGSLITTNTSGLPVSKISEGFSEDFRRNWFGTHFFNPPRYMRLLELIPTPDTDPKAMEAVAHLGDVQLGKGIVHAKDTPNFIGNRIGTFSVLNVIRVMQEMDLSIEDVDALTGSAVGWPKSATFRTIDLVGLDILGHVVGNMKQNVTDERSDLQIPDFYKQMLERKWLGDKTKGGFYKKQKGPQGEERMALDWKTLEYHPRSKPKFPALEVAKTIETTPERVKALLGLDGNGPQKGDKAGQFLWTTLTELWTYAANRIPEISDTIVEIDAAMRMGFNWEMGPFELWDAAGVEATVGRMKAEGKPVPANVEKLFAAGKTRWYDDSPKARSGRCYFDIASGEYKDVPVANGVWSVEVAKKQHKVVKKNAGASLVDLGNGVGCIEFHSKMNSLGGDIIQMVSSTLKPGGPGDHFDAFVITNDAGNFSVGANIMMLLMAVQEQEWDEVDMMIRQFQNMTAAIKFSQKPVVVAPFGMTLGGGCEIVLHAPARQPHAELYCGLVEVGVGLLPGGGGCKEMTLRAVDAATRIRPDGRGESVEMMEAFKKAFETIAMAKVSTSAVEAKGLGFIHRDDNIIMNRERILFEAKAKAIEMVREGYKPPVPRTDVAVPGESVLATLKLGVHIMRQGEFITDHEVKIGNKVADVLCGGNVTPGSLVSEQYLLDLEREGFKSLCGEKKTQERIQFTLKTGKPLRN is encoded by the coding sequence ATGTTGAAGCGCATCGAGAAGGTTGCGGTTCTAGGCGCGGGGACCATGGGTGCCCGCATTGCTGCTCACTTCGCTAACGCAGGAATTCCCTCTTACTTATTCGATATCGTTCCGCCGGATGCAGACGGGCCAGCGCGCAATAAGATTGCCGCGGCAGGACTCGACGCGGCGAAGAAGTCGAAGCCGGCGGCGTTCTTCCATCCGGATCTGGCAAAGCTCGTCACCGTCGGAAACTTTGAAGACGATCTCAAGAAACTGGGCGAGTGCGACTGGATTATTGAAGCCGTGGTGGAGAACCTTGAGCTGAAGCGCGCACTGCTGAAGAAGGTAGAAGCGGTGCGGAAGCCGGGATCGTTGATCACGACGAATACCAGCGGACTGCCGGTCAGCAAGATCAGCGAGGGCTTCAGCGAAGACTTTCGTCGCAACTGGTTTGGCACGCACTTCTTCAATCCGCCACGCTACATGCGACTGCTCGAGCTGATTCCTACTCCCGACACAGACCCCAAGGCGATGGAAGCGGTTGCGCATCTTGGCGATGTGCAGCTGGGCAAAGGGATCGTGCACGCGAAGGACACACCGAATTTCATCGGCAACCGGATTGGAACGTTCTCGGTGCTGAACGTGATCCGCGTGATGCAGGAGATGGACCTCTCGATTGAGGACGTGGACGCGCTCACGGGATCGGCGGTGGGCTGGCCGAAGTCGGCGACGTTCCGGACGATCGACTTGGTGGGGCTCGACATTCTTGGGCACGTCGTGGGCAACATGAAGCAGAACGTGACCGACGAGCGGAGCGATCTGCAAATTCCAGACTTCTACAAGCAGATGCTGGAGCGGAAGTGGCTCGGCGATAAGACGAAGGGCGGCTTCTATAAGAAGCAGAAGGGGCCGCAGGGTGAAGAGCGGATGGCGCTCGATTGGAAGACGCTGGAGTATCACCCGCGCTCCAAGCCGAAATTCCCTGCCTTGGAAGTGGCGAAGACGATCGAAACTACGCCGGAGCGGGTGAAGGCGCTGCTCGGGCTCGATGGCAATGGGCCGCAGAAGGGCGACAAGGCGGGGCAGTTCCTGTGGACGACCCTGACCGAGTTATGGACGTATGCAGCGAATCGGATCCCGGAGATCAGCGACACGATTGTGGAGATTGATGCGGCGATGCGCATGGGCTTCAACTGGGAGATGGGGCCGTTTGAGTTGTGGGACGCCGCCGGAGTGGAGGCGACGGTTGGGCGCATGAAGGCCGAGGGCAAGCCGGTTCCAGCGAATGTGGAGAAGCTGTTCGCTGCGGGCAAGACGCGCTGGTATGACGATTCACCCAAAGCGCGTTCGGGGCGCTGCTACTTCGATATCGCGAGCGGTGAATATAAAGATGTACCGGTCGCGAACGGCGTGTGGTCGGTCGAGGTCGCGAAGAAACAGCACAAAGTTGTTAAGAAGAATGCTGGGGCGTCGCTGGTCGATCTCGGCAACGGCGTGGGCTGCATTGAGTTCCACTCGAAGATGAATTCGCTGGGTGGCGACATCATCCAGATGGTGAGCTCGACTTTGAAGCCGGGCGGACCGGGCGATCACTTCGACGCGTTCGTCATTACCAACGATGCCGGGAACTTCTCGGTGGGCGCGAACATCATGATGCTGCTCATGGCGGTGCAGGAGCAGGAGTGGGACGAGGTGGACATGATGATCCGCCAGTTCCAGAACATGACCGCGGCGATCAAGTTCTCGCAGAAACCGGTAGTGGTGGCGCCATTCGGAATGACGCTGGGCGGCGGGTGCGAGATTGTGCTGCACGCTCCGGCGCGCCAGCCTCATGCGGAGTTGTATTGCGGGCTGGTGGAAGTGGGCGTCGGGTTGTTGCCGGGCGGCGGCGGATGTAAGGAGATGACGCTGCGCGCGGTGGATGCGGCGACGCGGATTCGTCCGGATGGACGCGGCGAGTCGGTGGAGATGATGGAGGCATTCAAGAAGGCGTTTGAGACGATCGCGATGGCGAAGGTTTCGACGTCGGCTGTGGAGGCGAAGGGATTGGGATTCATCCATCGCGACGACAACATCATTATGAACCGCGAGCGCATTCTTTTTGAGGCTAAGGCCAAGGCAATCGAGATGGTGCGCGAAGGATACAAGCCTCCGGTTCCGCGGACAGATGTTGCGGTGCCGGGTGAGAGCGTGCTGGCGACTCTGAAGCTTGGCGTGCACATCATGCGGCAGGGCGAGTTCATTACCGACCACGAAGTGAAGATTGGCAACAAGGTCGCCGATGTCCTGTGCGGCGGCAACGTTACGCCGGGATCGCTGGTGAGCGAGCAGTATCTGCTGGATTTGGAGCGCGAAGGATTTAAGTCACTCTGCGGCGAGAAGAAGACGCAGGAAAGAATTCAGTTCACGTTGAAGACGGGCAAGCCGTTGAGGAACTAA
- a CDS encoding thiolase family protein — protein sequence MREVVIVSAVRTPVGKAYKGTLRATRPDDLGAVAIKGALERVPQLDVREIEDVILGCAMPEAEQGMNVARIASLRAGLPVECSAMTINRFCASGLQAIALAAERIRGGGAEVIVAGGTESMTMVPMGGHKFTANPYLVETYPDSYLSMGLTAERLAVRHGITREMADEFSYNSHKKAIAAIEAGRFEDEIVPVPVTFVTPNGSKPKKQEILFKVDEGPRADTTLEALAGLKPAFHVKGTVTAGNSSQMSDGAAAAVVMSAEHAKKLGIKPLARFVAFATAGYKPEEMGLGPVFAIPKALKIAGLKLEDIDVFELNEAFAAQALSVIKEAGIDINKVNPNGGAVALGHPLGCTGAKLTATIIRELKRRNGKYGIVTMCVGGGMGAAGIFENL from the coding sequence ATGCGCGAAGTAGTGATTGTATCGGCCGTCCGGACGCCGGTCGGCAAGGCTTACAAAGGGACGCTGCGGGCAACGCGGCCGGATGATCTGGGCGCGGTGGCGATCAAGGGCGCTCTGGAGCGGGTACCGCAACTCGACGTGCGCGAGATTGAAGACGTGATCCTGGGCTGCGCCATGCCGGAGGCGGAACAGGGCATGAACGTGGCGCGCATCGCTTCCCTGCGCGCGGGATTGCCGGTCGAGTGCTCGGCGATGACGATTAATCGTTTCTGCGCGTCGGGACTGCAGGCGATTGCGCTGGCGGCGGAGCGGATTCGCGGTGGCGGAGCGGAAGTGATCGTCGCAGGCGGTACCGAGAGCATGACGATGGTGCCGATGGGCGGACATAAGTTCACGGCCAATCCGTACCTGGTGGAGACGTATCCGGATTCGTATCTGTCGATGGGCTTGACGGCGGAGCGGCTGGCGGTGCGCCACGGGATCACGCGCGAGATGGCGGACGAGTTCTCGTACAACAGCCACAAGAAAGCCATTGCCGCGATCGAGGCTGGGCGCTTCGAGGATGAGATCGTTCCGGTGCCGGTGACGTTCGTGACGCCGAACGGATCGAAGCCGAAGAAGCAGGAGATATTGTTCAAGGTGGACGAAGGGCCGAGGGCCGACACGACGTTGGAAGCTCTGGCGGGATTGAAGCCGGCGTTCCACGTGAAGGGCACGGTGACGGCGGGCAATTCGTCGCAGATGTCGGACGGGGCGGCGGCTGCGGTGGTGATGTCGGCGGAGCACGCGAAGAAATTGGGGATCAAGCCGCTCGCGAGGTTTGTGGCGTTCGCAACCGCGGGTTACAAGCCGGAAGAGATGGGACTGGGGCCGGTGTTCGCGATTCCGAAGGCGCTGAAGATCGCCGGGCTGAAGCTCGAGGACATTGATGTGTTCGAGTTGAACGAGGCGTTCGCGGCGCAGGCGTTGTCGGTGATCAAGGAAGCGGGGATTGATATCAATAAGGTCAATCCAAATGGCGGCGCGGTGGCGTTGGGGCATCCGCTGGGATGCACGGGAGCTAAGCTGACGGCGACGATCATTCGTGAATTGAAGCGGCGCAATGGGAAGTACGGGATTGTGACGATGTGCGTCGGCGGAGGTATGGGTGCTGCGGGGATTTTTGAAAATCTTTAA